In Carya illinoinensis cultivar Pawnee chromosome 10, C.illinoinensisPawnee_v1, whole genome shotgun sequence, one DNA window encodes the following:
- the LOC122278468 gene encoding uncharacterized protein LOC122278468 encodes MSWKIDLVKDIFEEGEGSVILQTPISFMNSRDRLIWHGTKDGSFSVSSSSHMEKDKELEVKGQVSTSNSFKGVWNKIWQLHTTSSEKMFLWRACQDSLPIYVNLFKRKVVSDPLRPICTREEESTLHALWNCEAAKDICCLCSKKLHKSSSSHLTMLVFFETLIEVLNADELQEFVVVARQLWLRRNSCIFNNHFMPPNVFLRESRLRLEMLSEKGQPQIHSRDHQLCSSAKVWQVPPLNWFKVNWDGAVDQAKGIIGIGVIIRYDKGQTIATMRQKKTFFPDTQLAESYGALVAAQFARDVGLSQIVMEGDSLQVTKALQEEHEA; translated from the coding sequence ATGAGCTGGAAAATTGACCTTGTAAAAGACATTTTTGAAGAGGGTGAAGGTTCAGTGATACTTCAAACTCCCATTAGCTTTATGAATTCTAGGGACAGACTCATCTGGCATGGCACAAAAGATGGCTCCTTTTCAGTTAGCAGTTCCTCCCACATGGAGAAGGACAAAGAACTAGAAGTCAAAGGCCAAGTATCAACCAGCAACAGTTTCAAAGGCGTGTGGAACAAAATATGGCAGCTTCATACTACCTCTAGTGAAAAGATGTTTTTATGGAGAGCATGTCAAGATTCTCTCCCCATTTATGTCAATTTATTTAAAAGGAAGGTAGTGAGTGATCCACTTCGCCCAATATGCactagagaagaagaaagcacCCTGCATGCTCTGTGGAACTGCGAGGCAGCAAAGGATATTTGCTGTCTATGCTCCAAAAAACTACATAAAAGCAGTAGCTCTCACCTAACTATGCTAGTTTTCTTTGAGACCTTGATTGAAGTACTGAATGCAGATGAACTACAAGAATTTGTGGTGGTAGCAAGGCAACTTTGGCTGAGAAGGAATTCTTGCATTTTTAACAATCACTTCATGCCCCCTAACGTTTTTCTCAGAGAGTCAAGACTGAGGTTGGAAATGCTGTCTGAAAAGGGTCAACCACAAATCCATAGTAGAGACCATCAGTTATGTTCTTCAGCTAAAGTATGGCAGGTTCCACCATTGAATTGGTTCAAAGTGAACTGGGACGGGGCAGTGGACCAAGCTAAGGGAATTATTGGTATAGGGGTGATTATAAGATATGACAAAGGCCAGACCATAGCTACCATGAGGCAAAAGAAAACTTTCTTTCCTGACACCCAGCTAGCTGAATCCTATGGAGCACTAGTAGCTGCTCAATTTGCTAGGGACGTGGGATTGTCTCAAATTGTCATGGAGGGGGACTCACTACAAGTAACAAAGGCTCTTCAAGAAGAACATGAAGCATAG